Proteins from a genomic interval of Chanodichthys erythropterus isolate Z2021 chromosome 8, ASM2448905v1, whole genome shotgun sequence:
- the LOC137024033 gene encoding SE-cephalotoxin-like, producing the protein MATGKTFLTILYLLLYSCFCTAEISMKQVSQVEKGMALSKEFIQRVNDVAEIISEKRNTVNKVLQVFSSLGKVAAGFGFIGALISFILAFIPQSNPMFEFMKEQFAEVNRKLDSLSLQISTLQTEMKWTNYASSYGKDENVIKNSWAKLTEFITTAPAASTEEQKTRLAERFTTFYENTGTENSVANFYRYITENNPVSLNKNLLQLIIEKSNGDFNVLVQYSTYFTTLMVSGLKLNVFYYKLKGYDAEVKAQEAVTQLSNTLSAIQDALIECANDFETWAQKDAVKLSTERFSSTEKLATDIKKHLESKFHWFKWIVIAHSNDVKNEFTFGQSINFYAQEKTSVHIIHQEKGSVVDQNTKDSIKSSLQKEMLSLSSNFQCITMKDELLSKFGAKATTHIHFLHAVTKPSDYAQTDVADIELVCKPELLIFRDFNIFLKGNSLKSPCSDVNCNHGECKPIKDTTQGFCKCHKMFHGPACEESIQSIIDYAALEGEIDGMVYKPVPDLTAIYFSIKDLKDYTKEIVESVRDDIKWTQIFVKYNLVIEKFRYINALHSQLKNNAITQRHYVSEVGAQFTGGHSFQFYLSGFHDMMMGTGFGVKQNILDMFRKSLVQDSQSQSGEIKECSKNYSDKIDYFVRYMFALEKEAVLAWSKYLLVTEKSENIDFVRKLFQKNVLQQWKLYNNNGCGPLMAADLQNNYCEKSYHSTAGQQVKMKCGGLYKPFPEIELCSGGKWSALPVCYTEQVNGRVECKSEGGATVCKASCSSGWGSATHPQPAEYKCSQPPCPSFIPHKCNDCTHNSVCKDNEVCTGTFGTCRDACLVKPCGVNAKCSSFNHGRSCTCVSPWKGDPYRGCRNQDLQWIQTGGVPSNAVRSKTQLVVCRAIGPDKGWHSGYLKDHYCMYEWNWSEYWDKSYEILVDPCNGRGWKWMEGTQSDMVMYERAPHLYNHVKFYVCSAKSNGYVGKLFNTRHGFLCHIPKKYDTRHGSFYVLVPQPCI; encoded by the exons ATGGCTACTGGGAAGACTTTCCTCACTATCCTTTATCTGCTTCTATACAGCTGTTTCTGCACAGCTGAAATTAGCATGAAACAAGTCAGTCAAGTGGAGAAGGGCATGGCATTGTCTAAAGAGTTCATCCAACGGGTCAATGATGTGGCTGAAATCATTTCAGAAAAAAGGAACACAGTCAACAAAGTCCTCCAAGTCTTTAGTTCTCTTGGCAAAGTCGCAGCAGGTTTTGGCTTTATCGGCGCATTAATTAGCTTCATCCTCGCATTCATTCCACAATCAAATCCAATGTTTGAGTTCATGAAGGAACAATTTGCAGAAGTCAACCGTAAACTCGACTCTCTCTCCCTTCAAATTTCAACCCTGCAAACAGAAATGAAATGGACGAACTATGCAAGCAGTTATGGCAAAGATGAGAATGTGATCAAGAACTCCTGGGCCAAGTTAACAGAATTCATAACGACCGCTCCTGCTGCCTCCACAGAGGAACAGAAGACCAGGCTGGCTGAGAGGTTCACCACTTTCTATGAAAACACTGGCACAGAAAACAGTGTTGCTAATTTCTACAGATACATCACTGAGAACAATCCTGTCAGCTTAAATAAGAATCTCTTACAGCTCATCATTGAGAAATCCAATGGTGACTTTAATGTCCTGGTGCAATACTCCACCTACTTCACTACTCTGATGGTCTCAGGACTAaagttaaatgtattttattacaaaCTAAAGGGCTATGATGCTGAGGTAAAGGCACAAGAAGCAGTTACACAACTGTCCAACACTTTATCAGCCATACAGGATGCCTTGATTGAGTGTGCCAATGACTTTGAGACATGGGCTCAAAAGGACGCTGTGAAACTTAGCACTGAACGATTCTCAAGTACTGAAAAGCTGGCTACAGATATTAAGAAACATTTGGAAAGCAAGTTCCACTGGTTCAAATGGATAGTAATTGCCCACTCAAATGATGTTAAAAATGAGTTTACCTTTGGACAGTCAATTAACTTTTATGCTCAAGAAAAGACATCAGTTCACATAATTCATCAAGAAAAGGGCTCTGTTGTTGATCAAAACACTAAGGACAGTATTAAATCCAGTTTGCAAAAAGAAATGTTAAGTTTGAGCAGTAACTTCCAGTGTATAACAATGAAGGATGAGCTGCTCAGCAAGTTTGGTGCTAAAGCTACCACCCACATACATTTTCTTCATGCTGTTACAAAACCATCAGATTATGCACAGACAGATGTGGCGGATATTGAGCTGGTTTGTAAACCAGAACTTCTCATCTTCAGAGATTTTAATATCTTTCTCAAAGGAAATAGTTTGAAGTCTCCCTGCTCAGACGTGAATTGTAACCATGGAGAATGTAAACCCATCAAGGACACCACACAAGGATTCTGTAAGTGCCATAAGATGTTCCACGGTCCAGCTTGTGAGGAAAGCATCCAAAGTATTATTGACTATGCAGCTCTTGAAGGTGAAATCGATGGCATGGTCTATAAACCAGTCCCTGATCTGACAGCAATTTATTTTAGCATCAAGGATCTAAAGGATTACACTAAAGAAATAGTTGAGTCTGTCCGAGATGACATCAAGTGGACACAAATCTTTGTGAAATACAACCTTGTGATTGAGAAGTTTCGCTACATCAATGCATTACATTCTCAACTTAAAAACAATGCAATAACCCAACGCCACTACGTTTCTGAAGTTGGAGCTCAGTTCACAGGGGGACACTCTTTTCAATTTTATCTCTCAGGCTTTCACGACATGATGATGGGCACTGGATTTGGAGtcaaacaaaatattctggatATGTTTCGCAAGTCGCTGGTCCAGGACTCACAAAGTCAGTCTGGTGAGATAAAAGAGTGCTCAAAAAACTACAGTGACAAGATTGATTATTTTGTGCGCTACATGTTTGCCCTTGAAAAGGAAGCTGTTTTGGCTTGGTCAAAATACTTACTTGTCACCGAAAAATCAGAGAACATTGATTTTGTTCGGAAGTTATTTCAGAAGAATGTCTTACAGCAGTGGAAACTCTACAATAATAATGGATGTGGCCCTCTAATGGCTGCAGATCTTCAGAACAACTACTGCGAGAAGTCCTACCACAGCACAGCCGGGCAGCAGGTGAAAATGAAATGTGGTGGATTATACAAGCCCTTCCCTGAGATTGAGTTGTGCTCTGGAGGGAAGTGGAGTGCCCTACCTGTGTGCTACACTGAGCAAGTAAACGGACGAGTCGAGTGTAAATCTGAAGGTGGAGCCACTGTCTGCAAGGCCTCGTGCTCGTCCGGCTGGGGCTCCGCCACACACCCTCAGCCAGCTGAGTACAAGTGCTCACAGCCACCCTGCCCATCCTTCATACCACACAAGTGTAACGACTGCACACACAACAGCGTTTGTAAGGACAATGAGGTCTGCACTGGTACCTTCGGCACATGTCGTGACGCATGCCTGGTCAAACCGTGTGGTGTGAACGCCAAGTGCTCCTCCTTCAATCACGGCAGGAGCTGCACCTGTGTGAGCCCATGGAAAGGAGACCCATACCGGGGCTGCAGGAATCAGGACCTCCAGTGGATTCAGACCGGAGGAGTGCCTAGCA ATGCTGTTCGTTCTAAAACACAACTTGTGGTATGCAGAGCCATCGGACCTGACAAAGGGTGGCACAGTGGATATCTAAAGGATCACTACTGCATGTATGAATGGAACTGGAGCGAGTATTGGGATAAAAGCTATGAG ATTCTGGTTGATCCGTGTAACGGACGTGGTTGGAAATGGATGGAGGGGACACAGTCAGACATGGTCATGTATGAAAGAGCTCCACATTTGTATAATCATGTCAAATTCTACGTGTGTAG TGCGAAGAGCAATGGATATGTAGGGAAGCTTTTCAACACACGACATGGCTTTCTGTGCCATATTCCCAAGAAGTATGATACCAGGCATGGAAGTTTCTATGTTCTGGTTCCACAACCGTGTATCTGA